TGGAGCCGGTGGCGCCGGAGCGGGTGCCGCTGGAGGGCCGCGAAGGGCTGCGGCTGGCGCCGGATCTGGAGGCGTCCCTGGCCGAGGAGCTGGGCTGGGGCAGCACCATGCTGCTGACGGCCACCCCGGCGGCGGTGGTGCTCCTCCACTGGCGCGGCCAGACCCTGCTGGAGCGAGGCGTGCTGGGCAGCGGCGACTTCCTCCCCGGGGCGATCTGCAGGCGCAGCATGGCCAACGACAAGGCCATCTCCCTGGTGGATCTGAAGCTCTACCCAGGCCGGGACGAGTTCAGCTGCTTCCCCACCGGGCTGCCGGCGGTGGTGGTTCAGCCCCTCGGCACCGAGGGGGTGCTGGTGCTGGGCGGCTGGTCGCCCCGCTGCTTCAGCCGCAGCGATCTGGTCTGGATCGAGGGCTGGGCCCGCAGGCTCACAGGCGAATTGGCTCGGGTTTCGGGCGCGGCGCCACCGGCCGAGGAGGTGTCGTCGACGGCGGCACCTGGAACTGGCTGAACACCCGACCGCCGGGGTTGGTGACCACCACGGCCCCCTTGTTCCCCAGCTGGCCCCGCAGCACGCTGCCGCGGGTGAGCTGGCGGCTGGCCGGCCGCTGCAGCAGCACCGAGCCATCGGCGGTGACCGCCTGGGTCTGCCAGTTCCAGGAGCAGCTGCGGGCCTCGAGGCTGGCGCCGTCCTGCTGCAGGAAGCAGCCCGAGGGGATCCGCACCAGATGCTGGCCGGCGTCCACCTGCAGGGCCTTGCCCCGGGCGCTGGCGCCGCCGGCCACGGCCGGGTCGCTGAACAGCACCGGCGGTCCGAGGTTGAACAGCTGCGTCCGGGTGTTGCCGACCAGTGAGGTGGCGGTGAGGGTCTGGAGCGGGCGGTTGGAGGCCGAGCCCGGCGGGCGGCGTTCCCCCAGCACCGGCCCGCGGGCGGTGAGGGCACCACTGCCGGGTTGCCAAAGCACCGAGGCCACCGTCACAAGGATCTGGGGGGCGCCGACGGGGTTGGCCCGGAAGGGATCGAAGGCCTGGGCCCAGCGCTGCAGCTGGGGCTTGCCCTGGAGCTCCAGGGTGTCCTTGTCGAGGCGGAACGTGGCCCGCTCGGCGGAGAGCCGGGTGTGGGGGTCGAACCCTTCCGGATGGCGGTCGATCTCCATCAGGTTGCGGGAGGGAAGCCAGCGCACCCGGGAGCCCTGGATCATCACCGGCTCCTTCCCGAGCCGCTGCAGCCGGATCCGCCCCTCCAGCAGGATCACGGCCCCGTCATTGATCACGGTGCCGGTGGAGGCCTCCACCCGGTAGGCCGGCTTGCCGTCGCTGTAGATCACGCCGCGGGGCTGCAGGGCCCGGGCGACGCGGCGGCGCAGGTCGTAGCGGGCCTCGGGGCTGGTGAGTTCCCAGTTGGGCCGGCCGAACACATCCTGCTGGCGCAGATCCAGGGAACGGAAGACAAAGGGGGTGGGCGCCGTCTCGCGGGCGACGTCGCTGCGGCCGCAGCCCGTGAGCAGCAGCACCAGCAGGGCCGACAGGCGCCAGCGTCGCGCGGGGAGAGGAAGCGTCAAAGGGGGGAATCCAGTTCCAGTCGGTGCATCACCGGTGTCGGTTCGGGCAAGGCCAGCTCAGTGGCCAGCTTCCCCCAGTGTCGGGCCGCCGTCCAGCCGGTGTCGGCCGCCAGCGCCGGCTGGGCCAGCTGCTTGAGCATGCGCCCGGAAAGATCCGGCAGCAGGGGGGCCAGCAGCACGGCCACCCAGCGGCTCGTTTCCAGCACGGCATAAAGGTCCTCGGCTACTCCGGCGCGCCCCTCCTCCGCCTTGATCGCCTTCCAGGGGGCGCGATCGTTCAGGAAGCCGTTGGCCGCCTCGGCCAGCTCCAGGATCGCGGCGGCCGCCGTGCGGAAATCCAGTGCTTCGAGGGCCCCGTCGACGGTCTCGCCGCAGGCCTGGCAGCGCAGGGCGAGAGGGTGGTCAGCGGCGGCAGCGGCTCCGGCCGGCGGCACGGCCCCGTCGAACCAGCGGCGCGCCATCGATGAGGTGCGGTTGAGCAGGTTGCCGATCGTGTTGGCCAGGTCGTTGTTGACCAGATCGCTGAAGCGCTGCTGCTGGAAATCGCCGTCATCGCCGAAGGGGAT
This genomic stretch from Cyanobium gracile PCC 6307 harbors:
- the lptC gene encoding LPS export ABC transporter periplasmic protein LptC, translated to MTLPLPARRWRLSALLVLLLTGCGRSDVARETAPTPFVFRSLDLRQQDVFGRPNWELTSPEARYDLRRRVARALQPRGVIYSDGKPAYRVEASTGTVINDGAVILLEGRIRLQRLGKEPVMIQGSRVRWLPSRNLMEIDRHPEGFDPHTRLSAERATFRLDKDTLELQGKPQLQRWAQAFDPFRANPVGAPQILVTVASVLWQPGSGALTARGPVLGERRPPGSASNRPLQTLTATSLVGNTRTQLFNLGPPVLFSDPAVAGGASARGKALQVDAGQHLVRIPSGCFLQQDGASLEARSCSWNWQTQAVTADGSVLLQRPASRQLTRGSVLRGQLGNKGAVVVTNPGGRVFSQFQVPPSTTPPRPVAPRPKPEPIRL
- a CDS encoding cofactor assembly of complex C subunit B; translated protein: MRDATSLPLRPRSGILRAASVPDTTMTMSAPARVVLACGATGLALAVLNQMTAPSLDPPLERASVLASILAVLLLLVALLWQRVEPVAPERVPLEGREGLRLAPDLEASLAEELGWGSTMLLTATPAAVVLLHWRGQTLLERGVLGSGDFLPGAICRRSMANDKAISLVDLKLYPGRDEFSCFPTGLPAVVVQPLGTEGVLVLGGWSPRCFSRSDLVWIEGWARRLTGELARVSGAAPPAEEVSSTAAPGTG